One Struthio camelus isolate bStrCam1 chromosome 10, bStrCam1.hap1, whole genome shotgun sequence genomic region harbors:
- the TERF2IP gene encoding telomeric repeat-binding factor 2-interacting protein 1 produces the protein PAAAAAAAAMAERGGEAAAAPSPSRTLFLWDDGSPMRFYVRPGLAKLRLAPLVLAGGGRLCRVQEPGAVLLAQPGEAAPGGAVSTEYVAECVQRNRRLPLEPFRLPPAPRAAAAAAPRGRLAFTEAEDAALLRAVRGRRGARAGGAALWKELERAGLTRHSWQAMRDRYLRHLRPRRGRAPRRADAAGQPAPEMGIFAAANREFESTESGSDTSDISEFASEDGKSPEETASSLKTGLEDSALPDTQLRGEERPTSTCPSPSVVGEVVKTIQQFMEKFSMDLLTVTQAFLKNTGEVETTLNFLQTGQRLDGYPVWSREDDLELQKDDEQVRSKLIAKFGAENVAKRIAFRKS, from the exons ccggcggcggcggcggcggcggcggcgatggcggagcgcggcggcgaggcggcggcggcgccctcgcCCTCGCGGACGCTGTTCCTGTGGGACGACGGCAGCCCCATGCGCTTCTACGTGCGGCCCGGGCTGGCCAAGCTGCGGCTGGCGCCGCTGGtgctggcgggcggcgggcggctgtgCCGCGTGCAGGAGCCGGGCGCCGTGCTCCTGGCGCAGCCCGGCGAGGCCGCGCCCGGCGGCGCCGTCTCCACCGAGTACGTGGCGGAGTGCGTGCAGCGCAACCGGCGGCTGCCGCTGGAGCCCTTCCggctgccgcccgcgccccgcgccgccgccgccgccgcgccgcgcggccgccTGGCCTTCACGGAGGCGGAGGACGCGGCGCTGCTGCGGGCggtgcgcgggcggcgcggggcgcgggcgggcggcgcggcgctctgGAAGGAGCTGGAGCGGGCCGGCCTGACGCGGCACTCCTGGCAGGCCATGCGCGACCGCTACCTGCGCCACCtgcgcccgcggcgcggccgggcc CCCCGGCGCGCGGACGCCGCCGGCCAGCCCGCCCCAGAAATGGGCATTTTCGCAGCGGCTAATCGGGAGTTTGAAAGCACTGAG TCAGGAAGCGACACCTCAGACATTTCAGAATTTGCCTCAGAAGATGGAAAGTCCCCAGAAGAAACAGCGTCTAGTTTGAAAACAGGACTGGAGGACTCCGCTCTCCCTGATACTCAATTACGAGGGGAGGAAAGACCAACAAGCACTTGCCCTTCTCCCAGTGTGGTAGGAGAAGTTGTAAAAACTATACAGCAGTTCATGGAGAAGTTCAGCATGGACCTACTCACTGTTACACAGGCCTTTCTGAAAAACACTGGGGAAGTAGAGACTACTTTAAACTTTCTGCAGACAGGACAGCGCTTGGATGGATACCCTGTGTGGAGCCGAGAGGATGATTTAGAATTGCAAAAAGATGATGAACAGGTCAGAAGTAAACTGATAGCAAAATTTGGAGCCGAAAATGTAGCAAAAAGAATAGCATTTAGGAAGAGTTAG